aatatcagtcaaaataaaaattagatatttcctcatatcgtgcagccctaatatagtgtactatataaataatgcagttgtgtaaaatgtacagtatgtacccAGGACCTCCGGTGAAGCATATTGATAGAGAGAGGACTCTCCTGATATCATATGTATATTAGCTAGCCACAACCTACATAAATAACttgagtgtttgtgttggaattatATTCACACTTTTTATGTTGAAGGTACATTCCCTGGAACTACCACGAGGAGTCTCCAGGCCGGTACAATTTTGGTGGAGATAGAGATGTGGAATATTTCCTTAAGCTGGCCCAAGACATTGGTTTACTGGTGATCCTTCGGCCTGGACCCTACATATGTGCAGAGTGGGACATGGTGAGTGCGGGTTGTCAGTAAAGGTacacatttttgagtttttgatAGAGTTTCACAGAGAATTTCCAAAGAAAGAATTGCAGAACGTATTAAACTCTTGAGTATTTTCATCTCATGCTACtttatgctttttatttcaatacatttcaggaaatattgtttttacaccACAGTTATCTGACAGCTATAGTTAGTTGTTACTTTGGAGATAAAGATTATACCAACAACCATCTGATCAAATTATAAAACGTGATACATTTAATGACTGAACCAACCAGCAGTATATAAACTAGTCATATTTATCTCCaccagatatactgtatactgtttatATGGCAGCTTGGTGTTTGTTTTCTAGTACGAGAACTGGAATCTATTGTAACTGACGGGATTTTAACCATGATCATTGTTGTTTGTGAAGGCcacaaatagaaatgtttttaaagccaCCTTTTGAAGTTTGCAAAGGGAGATTACTCAAAACATGGAATTGTAATGCAGTATGACTTTGAATTAACTTGAACTTCCATTTAAAGTTGCACCAAAAAACCTTCTTGCATTACATTGTTATGTGTGTATTCAGGGTGGGCTGCCTGCCTGGCTTCTCAACAAGAAAGACATTGTGCTGCGGTCCTCAGATTCAGGTAAGAAGAAAAACTACATGAACTAGAAAGGTGAGCCTCCGGCAAGGCATACCCTAcctcacaatgttaatgcagtgtgaattttTCCAGTTGGAAACTTATTTTCAGATTATTCCGACACCAGATGAATGCAGAAAAAATAccctatctcacaatgttaacaaaaacaaagaaaaataatttgtgtttttgcccCATAATTGTGATCTGCTCCAAAATTGAATGGGTTCTGCCTTGGCTCATGAAAAACCCTTCCATCGAATTTCATGAACATCAGAccagttgtttttctgtgattctgctgacagacaaacaaatgtaattataaGTGTCCACCTCTTGATAATTTAATATGATATGAAAACTGTATAACTGTATCAGCCTTAAGTCACATACAACACAAAGAGGTAACAGGTACTGTTTTTAGGATTTCCAGACTGTGTAGAGGAGACACATACGCCGATCATTATGCTTATTTTAATGAATCAAAGTGATTTAAGGAGCAAATCTATTTCTAACGTAAATACCTGGAAGGAAGGTTTTCCCTTCTGCCATTTCtgtttatgaataaaaaattagcttgcaaaataaaaaattaactaTATTTTCTAAAGTGCTATCATCAGTcatatcacaataaaaaagagaatCTTTTTATGCCAAAGTAAGGTAAGGTGAATCAAAAAGGTGACTATTTAAGTCCCtaagaaatgttttagttttcttacattcaaaatataggTGTGATAGTGTTTCATCCTTATCACCACAGAAGGAACAAGCGCTACTTATGTTTGCATATTTGGCTACATAACATTTACAGGGTATATTTTATCAAGCATTTTTGATTTGAACctactttactttatttgtaattCAGTATTTACTAGGTAACAAACAAGCTCTTTTCCAGTTAATACCAGGAATTAAAGATCCCCAGTAGAATTTCCCGCTAGGAGTTattctttttctaaattaaaagatCTGACAAATATGTTTATTATCACATTTCTTATCTAGCACACTAAccccatttaaaaataacttatgttgtGTTACATTATTAAATCCAAAAGACAGGTGACCTTTAATCAGAGTGTTAAATTCTCTAAATAGGGCTGGGAAGGCATGacgcaataaaaaaaagagtcatatgTTTAAAATAGCGGCAGAACTACTATGTAACAACATTTGAACCACACGGATGGTTGGAGTCACGCCTGTACACTCTTTGACCGCTTCACGTAGCTTACCCACACCCCCAACTCCTCCAGGGTGGGAAGGATCCTAGTATATTTTTTCCATAACTCTCTACATACATTTGTATGTAGAGAGTTATGTACACActacaacacatatacacactacaacacacactacaacacaaatacacactacaacacacactacaacacaactacacaccctggaacacaaatacacacactacaacacaaatacacacacaactacacaccctgcaacacaaatacacacactacaactcaaatacacacactacaacTCAAATACACACTCTCcacaacacaactacacaccctgcaacagaaatacacacactacaacagacatacacactacaacacatatacacacactcttcaacacaactacacaccctgcaacacaaatacaaacactacaacacaaatacacactgcaacacaaacacactacaaCGCGCACGctataaagacatttgcaccataaactGAACACTCAGTATCAGTGTTAttatttatatcatatcatgttattatttatattatagtattatttatattatagtattattattcatatactattaaattattatagaatttttatttatgacattattgtatttttcacatcatattaaattattaaaggcGGACACTTATAAAACTAACAAACCCCAAAACAAACCAAGCCAAACCCATGACCTCTTTGGGGGCaggtaataataaaatatagtCATGATTGTATGCCGCAGTACATACAACACTGTactttgtgtatttcagacTACATTGCAGCAGTAGATAAGTGGATGGGGAAGGTACTGCCGATGATGAAGCCTTACCTCTACCAGAACGGTGGTCCTATCATCTCTGTACAGGTGAGTCCTGGACTGATTTCTGCAggtctttgtctgttgttgtgcaTTACATATCATTCCAGTACTTTATTCAGTAAGTAAAATAACATCTACCTTGTGCTGTGCTTGTGATGGTAGGTGGAGAATGAATATGGAAGTTATTTTGCCTGTGACTACAACTACATGCGCCATCTGAGCAAACTGTTCAGGTCTCACCTGGGCAAGGAGGTGGTGCTTTTCACCACAGATGGCGCCGGGATCAAATACCTCAAGTGTGGCTCAATACAAGGTCTCTACGCCACTGTGGACTTTGGGGCAGGTAGGTGTCAGGTGTCTAGTCAATGCAATGTAATATAAGCAAATGTTGATTGCTGGTTAAAGGTTTGGTTATGTATTGTAGAGGCAACTTGTGATCAGACATAAGATGACCTTTCACAGTAGTTGCAATATAAGTAGTCagcttctgttttttcttcacattgacTTAGTCAGAAGTCATGAGGAAGTTGCACAAATGCATGTGAGcttatctttgtgttttgatgcTGTTAGGTGGAAATGTAACTGCTGCCTTTGCTGCACAGAGACACGCTGAACCTCATGGACCTTTGGCAAGTATTTCCCTCAATACGGTTTGTGATTTTTGAACCTCGCTTCATGTTCTCTCAGACGCTCATAGGGTTTTCTCCTGTGTTAACAGGTGAACTCTGAATTTTACACTGGCTGGTTGGACCACTGGGGGACAGGTCACTCTGTCGTATCATCTGCCAAAGTGGCCAAGTCCCTCAATGAGATGCTGGCCATGGGCGCAAACGTCAACCTGTGAGTCTACAGATTTCAATGACAGCTTTAGATTTAGTAATGCACTGAAAGCTGATCAGCTGATGCTGGAAATGTAAACAACTTGTTTGATGGTGACAACAAATTAGTTGGTTAGTATGTCACAGAATGTACATCTGCAGGATACACTCTCTCTTGAACAGAGGGAATAACTTTCTAACTAGTTTAAAGTTGTTAGAATCTACGTGTGCTTCATTTTGTCtacattttagtttgattttGCTCTTCCCAGGTACATGTTCATAGGAGGAACTAACTTTGGATACTGGAATGGTGAGTGGACTTCAACAGACTTGCAGCAGAACCACTTCTTATGTGTTGCAAAATTGATTGCCTTAAGAAGAAACTCCCCCTCTGATTGCCTCCTGATATCTCAGGTGCCAACACGCCATACAGCTCACAGCCCACAAGCTACGACTACGACGCCCCCCTCACGGAAGCAGGCGACCTCACAGAGAAGTACTTTGCTATTCGAGAGGTGATTCAAATGGTAAGAACACTAGTGCTGGCCCTCTAGTTTTGCTATtaaatgtcttcagctgtctgtGTCCAATGTAAAGGCGTTATTAATGTGCAACAACCACAAGtattacattcatattttttaaacttatgtACAGTGGAGTATATGTCATCTGAAAGAACGTGTGTATCCTTTCAAAACAGTACCATAAGATACCAGAGGGACCAATACCACCCACAACTCCAAAGTATGCATATGGGACTGTTGGAATGAAAAAGGTAGGTACTCAGTGAACCCTGTGTTTCTATGAACTCACCATTAAAAGTCTTTTTGTCACATGATTTAAATCATGAAGTACTAAAAAGCAAACCTCTGCCGCCACAGCTCCAGACGATATCAGATGCCTTAGAAACACTGTCTTTCTCTGGTCCCGTCAAAAGCATGTATCCTCAGACCTTCATTGAACTGAACCAGgtatcctttttttctattaaatgtaataaaagtttTTCATGTTCATCAgcaatattttgtaaaattgtaTGATTGATTTCTTTATGAGGTGTCTCTTTCCTATTTGTCCTGTAGGCCTTTGGTTATGTGCTCTACAGGACTACACTGCCTGTCAACTGCAGCACACCAACTCCTCTGTCATCTCCTCTGAACGGGGTCCATGACAGAGCCTATGTGTCAGTGGACGGGGTGAGTCTGATTGTTTCTTATCAAATATTACACACAATGCACTTTGTTGCCTTTATCCCCAGATAGCTGAACATAACGCTGGCaatcaaaaaaaacttttattggTACTAAATATGTCTTCAACACCGTCAGTATTGTACCAATTTTAGATTAGCAGCAATTCTTGTACAGCCGCCTGTGTTTAGACAACATGTGAGATTAGAGaacttacgttttttttttgtagatttgttcatatttttttttattttaagatagtTTGAATGGCTACTCTGCACTGCCACTCTGGAAGTGTATCCACACTagtataatgttgttttttagataaaaaatatttctggTAACAAAGTTAGCAAACTGATTTATTTCTGATACAACATTGCTGATTTCTCCTCTAGGTGGCTGTGGGGATTTTTGAAAGGAACCAAGCCATATCTGTCAAAGTGACTGGGAAAGCCGGCAGTCAGGTGGACATACTGGTGGAGAATATGGGCCGAATAAACTACGGAAAAGACATCAACGACCTAAAGgttatttttttccagcttcCTTTTAAAGTTACTGTGTGCTTTGACATAGGCTACAGGTGTCCCAAGGCTTAACTAGGTTTCAAATGTCAGGTTCCACAAGCCTAAAAACAGTTGAGTTTACAGATTAGATTTAACTGCAACCAAATAATATTTCAAAGAAATATATTTCAATTAAATagaaattgtgaaataaaactTTACAATTTCCAACAAGCCGGGATGTCAGTGTAAATTCTCTGCTCTTTCTGTCTGGTTTCTTTGCTGCACAGGGCCTAGTGTCCAACTTGACTCTGGGGAAAGATATGCTAACCGGCTGGACCATGTACAGCCTCAGTATCGACGAGGCGGTAAGCCAGGGCATTCTCGGTGAAACGAAACCATCAGCCCCACCTCGGCCTGCTGCTCTCTCCCTTCCAGCCTTCTACAAGGGAAGCTTCATCATTCCTGGTGGCATCCCAGCCCTCCCCCAGGACACCTACATCCAACTGCCCAAATGGAGGAAGGTATGTTGCCCATACAAGACATTTACTTAGAACTAAAtccattttcaatattttagaccacaaaaaaataaattacaggtATATACACATGTTTTGAGTTTAACTAGatgtaaaaacacaatggaTCATAATTGAAAATATCAGCCCGATTTACATTCCCATTTTTAGATAATAACAAATAAGAATAATTAGAAATAATATTTAGCTGCAGCCCTACTCTAAATGTGGTGAAAACAAAAGAGCTAATAATATACATGCTGTTGGATCATTTCAAGATTCCCTACCATGGCCACAATCAGAGCATCTCATCTGAGAAGGTTTTAAAGCGTTGGTTgtggttttgtattttatgaaaGACGTATTTCAAGACAATGCAAATAAAGGAGACTAATAATGaatcagttcttttttttcttcttttcagggTCAAGTTTGGATTAATGGCTTCAATTTAGGACGTTACTGGCCAACCCGAGGCCCGCAGGTGACTCTTTTTGTTCCTGCCAACATCCTCAGCACAGCCGCACCCAACAATGTGACTGTTCTGGAGCTGGAAGAGGCTCCCTGCAGCTCAGGGCCATGTAGTGTTGAGTTTACTGCCACGCCCATCCTGAATGCAACAGTCCAGTCAAACGACAAACAGCACCAGCATAGGCAGGATATGAGACAGTGGGACCCTGTAAACTGACACAAGTAAAAGCCAATGACTAAATTTACCTGTACCTCAACAGCATTTACAGCGCACATACACACGATTAATgcacattaatttaattttaatgtaaatctgtttattgatccccaatggggaaattacaatttacactttgtgtccacactttgttagtaatcacacacagtcctgaactacacacacacacatgctcaggatctatacatgcactaatggagagtgAGTGGGGCTGCCAGCcaaaccagcgccctgagcggtacggtgccttgctcaacagcacctggcagtgcccaggaggtgaagtggcatctctccagccaccaatccacactccctactttttggtccacacagggacttgaaccagtgaccctccggttcccaacccaactccctatggactgagctaatGCCACCCcaaaaaactaactaactaactaactaaccaatTAACTAAGACATTCACCCCATTTTAAAACCAAaggcacaaaataaaaataaaatctatgaCCAGAAGACAGAACTTTTAATGCTGTTGTTTTGCACTTGCTTTTTGGAGTACCTATGAAGTCCTATAGATACACTGAAGGGAATAAACATTcacttaaaatatattatgaTGGCTTATTTCTTATGACATCTTTAAAGTAAGTGTTAGGCTGTTCCTTTAGTTTTTCAGTAGGACTTTTTTGGGCTCGGTTATTAACATTAATGACTGTGCCCGTCGGCTATACAACAGGAAATGCAAAGTTCATAACAGTGACTTCACACAGCAGCTCTGGCTTAGGGGTTCCTGGGCCTGGTGGCCCATTTGGTCATCCACCCATGGCACAGAAGACTCTTTACTAAAGATGATTTGTTGTGATAATAATGCTGCACAACATCATTGTGAGAATAATGCTGCACAACGTCAATCAATTTGCACTACTCAATTTGCTGATGTAGAAACTCAAATCAGCACTTGTGTGAGCTCGATGTATGCttgattttaaaaactgtgAATGATGGTTAATTTGGGACACAACACTGAttgaatgtgtctttttataaaaaagtgaAGAATGGTGTTTTTAGCCAAATATTGTATGTAACCATCATATCAACTGTGGGCATATTTACCTAGGGATTCTGCATACGATTTTTATTCAAAgccttttttgtctcttcacAAAGGCAATACTGCCAATTAAAGCACTGCCAAAACATCACAGCagcctgtgttttgttttatttgtgaaaaacaCATCTGGGAAATACTAAATGTATTATCATCCAACTACATGTACAATGTGGGACTGCTTATATGTAGCTTATATTAACTTTAAAATGATTCCCCATTATATTCTGAACCTTGATATTACTCCAATGTTCCCCTTCCTTGTGTGACCACACTTTTTTTcgaaaaacaaaatataaacaaaggCGTTTGGATAAGGACCCCTATTACTGATCAAGATAGGAGCTGAACAGGACAATTTACTGTTGTAAAATTATATCACAAACACAGTAATGATCTACTTAAGTAGTACCGGCAgattgtctttcttctttcaaaatTTCTTTTCAACAATGTTCAAGAGTATATGGCATCTTGTCCACACTCCAAAGCACATGGTGGCGCTAGTGCGCCTAACCACCGTCAAAAatcaaaatgaagaagaaaacccATCAACGTAGAAGAAGAGGGTGGAGGCCTGCTTAAAATCCAacgagcaaaaaaacaacaacgctaGCGTTAATATTGACTGGTTTTGTCCATCGATGAGGTAAACAACGACCAATTAAATCTTTAACGTTAAGTTGAATGTCTCGATACGTAAGCAGCCGGCGGTAACTAGATAAGTACCTTAGCAAGCTAGCAAAAGTTAGTAAGATGCTAACCTAGTTGTACATTTGTTATTAGCTGTATGAAACAATTAATTAGCTGCAACGTCCTTAACAAGCTAACAACACCTTACTGTTGCCATTTGTAGATTAGATAACAGTTCGGTTAAGCAACTAGCTAGGTAAACAGGATATAATACGGCACTTGACCCTCcaaacattagctagctaaacaTTAACCTGTGTGTCTTTGCTTCTTCGGCAGGTTGTGAACGCCTCTGTGTTTGGGACATTGCTCAAGATGCAGCACAATAATATGAATCTATAGAGTATCATGTTGAGATACTCTGACACAGGCATACTACCTGACAATAGTTAACAGACATGCCGTGGTGCCTAAACACCAAgcagaaatataatttttagaCGTCACACAGTGTATGCCAAACTGcattctcactttttttttttaaattagcatcaGAGAACAGTTCCTTCTGGTAAACACAGGCTCAAATCAAGCTTTCTTCATCTAGACCATGGTGGACAATCGCTATGCCACAGCTTTGGTCATCGGCTCGGTGCTGAGCCTGCTGGCGACAGTCTATCTCTCTGTTGCTGTGGGAACGCAGCACTGGTACCAGTACAGCTGTCCACCAGTCAAAAGGGAGGGGGGCAACGCCTCCGAGCTCAGAGAGGAGTTCATCAAAGgagagtttgatgagaagacTTACAGTGAAACCATGTTCCGCCTGAACGGCACCCTGGGACTGTGGTGGAGGTGTATACTGGTGCCCAGCCAGTCCCACTGGTTCAAAGAGCCAGGTATGGCCCCTTCTTCCGAATATTACATCGCTACAGCTTTCAAAACTCTTCCTCAATCACACACTAATAGGTTCTGTAGATCTCCCATTATAGGCTCATGTTCTAGAGGCAGGCTAATACGTATGCTTGCATTGATTTACTTTAAATTGTAGTCAACTTTTAAGAGAAATATGTCTGGCTAAATTATAGGcaaatgtgattaaaatgattagattagaatgttttaattaatcaaaGGTGGAAGCAATGAACAAGTTATATCCAGAGCATCAGATTAAGCAGATGATTTAAAACAGTACAGGAAAAAAGTTTTGTCTCACTTTGAAAGCTACTTGCGGgtgatggttaaaaaaaacctgtaaTCGTTTCATACCTACCTCTTTGTCCAATATTGTCATTAACCCTTAAACTTAAACACAGCTCATCAATTTGCAGCAATACAACCCCTGATAATAAAGGGGATATGTAGCTCAGTATTAATGATGAGGAATTACACATTTCTATTGTCTCttggtgtactgtatgtcctcaTGCTGCCCAACCCTACATAGCGGCCTGTGTATGGGTGAATGATGACCGCTCTGTTGAATTTTTGCTCTCTTCTTACATTAGATCCGAGGATGGAGACGCAGTGTGTGAGCTTCACTCTTGCTCAGCAGTTTAGTCCAAAGTAC
The sequence above is drawn from the Etheostoma cragini isolate CJK2018 chromosome 2, CSU_Ecrag_1.0, whole genome shotgun sequence genome and encodes:
- the glb1 gene encoding beta-galactosidase; the protein is MSRLRFGSILLLLLFGHTLGAPRSFSVDYQNDCFRKDGQEFRYISGSIHYSRIPRVYWKDRLLKMYMAGLNAIQTYIPWNYHEESPGRYNFGGDRDVEYFLKLAQDIGLLVILRPGPYICAEWDMGGLPAWLLNKKDIVLRSSDSDYIAAVDKWMGKVLPMMKPYLYQNGGPIISVQVENEYGSYFACDYNYMRHLSKLFRSHLGKEVVLFTTDGAGIKYLKCGSIQGLYATVDFGAGGNVTAAFAAQRHAEPHGPLVNSEFYTGWLDHWGTGHSVVSSAKVAKSLNEMLAMGANVNLYMFIGGTNFGYWNGANTPYSSQPTSYDYDAPLTEAGDLTEKYFAIREVIQMYHKIPEGPIPPTTPKYAYGTVGMKKLQTISDALETLSFSGPVKSMYPQTFIELNQAFGYVLYRTTLPVNCSTPTPLSSPLNGVHDRAYVSVDGVAVGIFERNQAISVKVTGKAGSQVDILVENMGRINYGKDINDLKGLVSNLTLGKDMLTGWTMYSLSIDEAVSQGILGETKPSAPPRPAALSLPAFYKGSFIIPGGIPALPQDTYIQLPKWRKGQVWINGFNLGRYWPTRGPQVTLFVPANILSTAAPNNVTVLELEEAPCSSGPCSVEFTATPILNATVQSNDKQHQHRQDMRQWDPVN